The segment ttGGTGCCTCCTGTCAAATCACctaccctgtctgagagctgatctcactctttatgaataagaactgaaagctgatCCGCTGAAAAAcctggcagggtgccaaaaagtCTGGGCCATTACTGGTTGGATAATgtccagaattttaaccaatcagagagcagggatttcaataatgcccggaatataccagctttagcctataataccaATTAAAGGTTTACTAGGATAGAGTTTAAGTAAGCATGATTCTTATCTTTGCCCATTTCcattcactttatcaagttaGCAGAATCAGAAATCCATAGAGGAAGATGATGAGCAAATACTGTAATTACAGTATATCCGAACAAAACTCAGGAAGGCAAATTGAAGCCTATGGGGGTAAGAAGAAGCAATAAGAACCCTATGTTTTGAGTCCTGCATCTTATTACATTACATTGTTTCTCATTGCAGGCATCTGCTGTCCATTCAAAGGAAGGAGCATGGACCTTCATCTCCTTTTTGAAGCCATCGGTTTCGTCCTTTTGGTTGTGATTGGTATACCAGGAAATGTCTTCATTCTGTTGCAGTTCACCTGTTTGAGGATAATAGAGAAGAAGCTTCTCCCAGCCAACATCATCCTGATGGTCCTCGCTTTAGTGAATCTCCTCGTTATCCTCTCCCGTAGTATCCCCCAGTCCCTGAAAGCCATAGGACTAGAGAATGTACTAGACGACACACAGTGCAAATTTGTCATATACACCTACAGAGTGAGTAGGGCCATGTGCATTTGTGTCACCAGTTTGCTTAGCTGTCACCAGTGTGTACTGATCTCCCCAACCACTAGAATGGGGGTTTATCTCAAGCAAAGGGTGACTCGGAATGTGTCAAACATCATTTTTATCATATGGCTTATCAACCTCATCATTTATCCCTACAGTAGTTCAATAGCAGTTGCCAGGGGAAATTTCACAACATCCCCATACACATTGCACCTGATGTACTGTGATATCGACTTCTTGAATTATGTCTCCTACACCCTTAATGGTTCATTTTTGGCCTCCAGGGATTTCATTTTCGTGGGGCTGATGACTCTGGCGAGCACTTATATTGTGTATGTGTTGCTCAGACATGAGAAAACCATAAAAGACATACGGAGCTCGGACAGAGCAAAAGGGAGGTCAGTTGAGTACAAGGCTTCTAGAGCCGTCATCTTGTTGGTTGTTATGTACGCACTGTTATTTGGGCTGGATAACTGCATGTGGATCTACACCCTGACCCTGTCCAATGTGACTCCTGACATGAATGATGCCAGAATAGTGCTTGCTTGCTCTTACTCTTCTCTGAGTCCTATAGTCATCATCGCTACCAACTCCAAATTGCAAAAGAAGGTGAAATGTTCACAGAGAACGAATCCACTCCCTTGGACGTCACGGAATACATATGAAAAAAAAGATCATTTGTACAGTATCAGCAAATAGTACTAAGGAGAATTCGATACTATTCAATATGTCAATATGCCACCATGGAAGCTTTCATGTTGTGTGTGCCTAGTGCCATCTAGTGGGCTTAGTCAGTGGGTTTAGTTAGGCCCATGACTGTACTCAAGGAATCTATGAAAGAGAGTACGTAAAGCAGTAATCCCCCCTACTCATTTTTCTTGCTTTTACCCTTGTTTTTGTACAGGATGGGAACCAGGGAGGCCTCAGGAGCTGGCCAATTCTATTTTCCCCTTGGTTCTCTTGATATTTACCGGTAAAGTGACGGGTTTTAAAACTCTCTCCAGGAGTAACATATAATGGTACCAAATCTTGCGGGTCCTATCCTGTGTAATAGGAGGCACATTCTTCGTTGTGGCAGCCATTAAAATCCACATCAATAACACCTGTAACTGTACCGGTAACGATATGCTCAGAAACAGGGGGGTCCCCGAGCTGAAAAGAATGAGGTTTAGCTTCAGATGATCCATTTGTTCCAGtcctacaacaacaaaaaactatTTCACACTTTGgtgggattgctgttttaagaCTTTTTCACCTGTATGAAAGTAGTGGAATCATATTTcaatagtatatacagtacattgtttcGGGAACAGGGGGGTTCCCATAGCTGAAAATAATGAGGTTTAGCTTCAGATAATCCATTGATTCCAGTACTAGAAGAAGAATAAAAGAATTTCACACTttggcgggattgctgctttaaccctatTTCACCTGTATGAAAGTAGTGGAATCATATTTCAATAGTATATACATTGTAATCATAGAGATAATGAAAAAATGCTGCGCTGATTCTGATTATTAAAGAAACTTTGATCTCATTAACTTGGCAACAGCAGAAACTTTGGAATCTGTCCCCAGATCACATTGTGAATAGTTTCATAGTTTTGCAGCAAAATATACAAATTTCCAATTAAAATGTGCACTTTAACATTAAGTTACATTTAACATTCTACAATGGATGTTGGAAAAAAATACGAAATTAACTTAATTTTACTTAATCTCAACTAGAATTGGACTGTTTTCCCAGCGTCGACAGCTCTCTACATTTCCTTATGGTAGAGACaaaggcccatgtttactaagcagtactaAAAACTGGATAACACCTCACAACTAATTCAAGTGAATGGGACATAAGAGTCCTGATTTAGAGTTTAGGCGTAGTCGCAAAAATAGCGTTGTCCTACAGTAGATATCGGTGCACCATCGCTATTTCACAAAG is part of the Ascaphus truei isolate aAscTru1 chromosome 9, aAscTru1.hap1, whole genome shotgun sequence genome and harbors:
- the LOC142502314 gene encoding olfactory receptor class A-like protein 1 encodes the protein MDLHLLFEAIGFVLLVVIGIPGNVFILLQFTCLRIIEKKLLPANIILMVLALVNLLVILSRSIPQSLKAIGLENVLDDTQCKFVIYTYRVSRAMCICVTSLLSCHQCVLISPTTRMGVYLKQRVTRNVSNIIFIIWLINLIIYPYSSSIAVARGNFTTSPYTLHLMYCDIDFLNYVSYTLNGSFLASRDFIFVGLMTLASTYIVYVLLRHEKTIKDIRSSDRAKGRSVEYKASRAVILLVVMYALLFGLDNCMWIYTLTLSNVTPDMNDARIVLACSYSSLSPIVIIATNSKLQKKVKCSQRTNPLPWTSRNTYEKKDHLYSISK